A single window of Salvia splendens isolate huo1 chromosome 6, SspV2, whole genome shotgun sequence DNA harbors:
- the LOC121806383 gene encoding uncharacterized protein LOC121806383 translates to MASATFSISTIAAYTHLPSLPRLPSTSHFSITPAFPKTQRLTLTRAKFDKFQGDDGVEPGEDPPQFQISEEEDDSCLPSDLEGAVRQSGQASAQFVSAGGLRAIVELLIPQLQFLDDEGAQAELWGLSKIFLETLIEETGGQRVKAIFPDAGAAALLKYQWKDAEFGFSSLGDRKPVSSEDEIIVMVVPDYQMLSYVEKVASELSDDPPRPLIMWNPRLISEDVGVGINVRQLRRNFLSTFTTVYSMKPLPTGAVFRCYPGMWKVFYDDKERPNRYLLAEELIRRPDIEDLEIIFGGQDKSENGASLFDQAAGIFSSFSRFMKVISR, encoded by the exons ATGGCTTCTGCTACCTTCTCAATTTCAACCATTGCTGCTTACACTCACCTCCCCTCACTTCCCAGACTCCCCTCCACCTCTCATTTCTCCATCACTCCTGCCTTCCCCAAAACCCAACGACTCACGCTCACACGTGCCAAGTTCGACAAGTTTCAAGGCGATGATGGCGTCGAGCCCGGCGAGGATCCACCGCAATTTCAAATTTCCGAAGAAGAGGATGACAG TTGCCTTCCTTCTGATTTGGAGGGTGCAGTTCGCCAGTCGGGCCAAGCAAGTGCGCAGTTTGTTTCTGCGGGAGGACTAAGAGCCATA GTGGAGCTTCTAATTCCACAGTTGCAGTTTCTTGACGACGAAGGAGCACAAGCTGAGCTTTGGGGGCTTTCAAAGATCTTCTTGGAAACACTTATTGAAGAAACAGGGGGCCAG AGAGTTAAAGCCATATTTCCAGATGCTGGTGCTGCTGCACTGCTAAAGTATCAGTGGAAAGATGCTGAATTTGGTTTCTCCAG TCTAGGTGACCGGAAGCCTGTGAGCAGTGAAGACGAGATTATCGTGATGGTGGTTCCCGACTATCAGATGTTATCATATGTTGAAAAGGTCGCATCTGAGCTCTCAGATGATCCA CCTAGGCCTCTTATCATGTGGAACCCCCGCCTTATTAGTGAGGATGTTGGAGTTGGGATCAACGTTCGCCAGTTACGACGAAACTTTTTAAG CACATTTACAACTGTCTACTCAATGAAGCCTCTTCCAACAGGTGCCGTATTTAGATGTTACCCTGG GATGTGGAAGGTTTTTTATGATGATAAGGAGAGACCCAACAGGTATCTGCTCGCTGAGGAATTGATACGACGTCCTGATATAGAGGATCTCGAG ATTATTTTTGGTGGACAAGATAAGTCAGAGAATGGAGCATCTCTGTTTGATCAAGCAGCAGGCATCTTCTCCTCGTTCAGTCGTTTCATGAAAGTCATTTCAAGATAA